The window accaaaccaaaaaaaaaaacgcttTTCGGGGAGCAAAGCCGAAAAGACTTGACGCGATGACTTCTTCACGCGAAGATCCAGAGATCCTCCCCGACGCCgcccaagaagaagaagaacccaATCTCCCCGCCGCAGACGACGTTGCTTCTCCGGATAACTCGGATTCCGTTATTAATCATCGAATCCCCGTACTCCTTCCTCTATTCGATTGCGTGGCAATGGATAACCTCTGCCACGTGGCGGAGATGCTACGGGAACAAGAGAGGAAGCGGATTCGAGACGAGGAGGTCGCGGAGACGCGGAGGCGGTTCGCCGAAGAGAGGGCGGAGATACACAGGCTGCACGTTTTAGAAGTCGCGAGAAATTACGCTCTCGAATTGCACGCTGATCAACCTCCCAAGCTAACTAAAGACAAtgacgacgaagaagaagaagaagatgaagagatcgTGAAAGGGAAGAGCCGATTCGATGATGCTAAGAAGGCGAtcaagaagaggagaagatacTCGAGAGGATCGAGTACTGCTGATACTGGTGGAATCGAGCTGAGTTTGACGAAGCATAGGACGCCTCCTACGCTTACGGAGCTGTGTATGAGAGTTCTTGCTAGAAACTCTGAATCGATCGAGTCTTTGCACCTCGTCCCTGaccacttgaagaagaagatctcCAGTCTCGTCAGTGATTCGAGTAAAGTGGACAAAGCTTTTATCCAGCTTCTCGTGGATGATTCTCCTTACGAGGTCTTTGTGAAGAATTGTGTTGACTTAGAGGAGAAGGACTTGACTCAGATCCTTTCCGACTGCGATAGAGTTAGCTTACAGGTAGGTACCTTTGATTCTTGAATTTCTTTTGTAGCTATTGGTGATGTTTGGCCTTCCTTTAGGTGTTGAATCTTGATCTATGCGGACGAGCAATGACGGAGAACGCTATAACGGAGTTCTTGAACCGATCTCCCAACGGGTTCCCTTCGTTGACTAGGCTATCTCTTCAAGGAGCGTTCTGTTTGACAGACAACGCGTTGGCTTTGGTCTCGAGATCGGCTCCTCTGCTACGTGTTATTAACCTCTGCGAGTGCTCTCTCCTCACTTTCCAAGCTGTGAAGATTCTCGCTGATTACTTTGGTTCCACTCTTAGAGGGCTCAACATCGGAGGGTGCCAAGGGATTAAACCGTGTGATGTATTTAGGACCAGCTTGAGTAGGTTCGAGAAGCTGAGCTCTCTCTCGGTTTCAGGGCTTGAAGGGATTCACGATGTTGTTGTTGAGTTCTTTGCTTCTCGTGGATGCAATCTCACTGATCTTTCTCTAGCTTCTTGCGTGTAAGTTTTGGATGGTGGAACTAGTTGGACGGTTTTTGTCTAGTGAAGCTAatgtttttgactttttttttcctgtgtGGTGATCAGAGGGGTGAATGATGGAACTATTTGGACTGTTGGGAGATATTGTCCTAACCTGGAAGCTCTTGACATTTCAGAGTTGGATAGATTGACTGATGCGTCACTGAGAGAAATTACGGATGGTTGCAGATCTTTGAACTCGGTCAAGTTTAAAAGAAACCGATTCAGGTTTGCACAAGTCTcacaatttgttttctttttttataacgTGACGTCTGTAGACTTGTTGTTAATACCAATCTATGTGCTTTCTTTGACAGTGATGAAGGTGTTGCTGCGTTTCTTGAAGTGTGTGGTGGTTCTCTTAACAACCTCTGCCTAAACAATGTCAGAGATGTGAGTGTGTTTAGTACATAAAACTCTCATCCTCTTTATATAAGGTGGTATTTTCCAAGTGATTAAAGGAGTTGGTTGTTTAACAGGTCGGTCAAGAGACTGCTATTTCGCTCGCCAACTATGGTAAGAGGTTGCATTATTTGGACCTCTCGTGGTGTAGAAAACTCACAGAAGAAGAACTAAGACGGATCATGTGTTGCTGCAAGTCGCTTAGATCGCTTAAGCTATTCGGATGGACGCAGGTATGTCATTAGTAAAGAAGGATGTAATAAAGCCTACACTTGTAGCCTTTTTGTGTTGAATTCAATCTCGGGAACAACTGTGTATAGCACTTAAATGGCGGTATTATACTTTTGTAGGTGACGGAGGAATTTCTTGAAGATCTTTCAAAATCAGAAGTTAACATCGTTGGATTGAAAATGACTTCTCTTTTCGCTCATCCTGATGACTCTCACCCAAGTGTAGATGCCAAGTGCTTCTGATGGGTAGACAAGTTTTGGCCATGTTTAGTAGTACTGAAGTCATGAACCATTTTTTATTGTTAGACTAGAACATCTCCGGAGGTTCGTAGTAATGAAAACTACTAATAGAATAATAGTCTTTACAAATCTTCTTGTAATGTGTGGTCACTAGAAACAAAAGATTCATTTGAACCAGCGAAAATCTATAGACAAagctttctctcttctctttctttgtaAGGTGTTGAACCATACCATCTTGATAGCTCTTTGAAACTATCTTTTAAACCCTTGGTAAAAGTTGCTAATGAAGAACAAAGATTAGTATTGCCTTGAAATTGTGCAAGATCTTACAGAGTTGTGTATATAAGAGACACAAGTCTTTGTTTATTCA is drawn from Raphanus sativus cultivar WK10039 unplaced genomic scaffold, ASM80110v3 Scaffold3298, whole genome shotgun sequence and contains these coding sequences:
- the LOC130506492 gene encoding EIN3-binding F-box protein 1-like — protein: MTSSREDPEILPDAAQEEEEPNLPAADDVASPDNSDSVINHRIPVLLPLFDCVAMDNLCHVAEMLREQERKRIRDEEVAETRRRFAEERAEIHRLHVLEVARNYALELHADQPPKLTKDNDDEEEEEDEEIVKGKSRFDDAKKAIKKRRRYSRGSSTADTGGIELSLTKHRTPPTLTELCMRVLARNSESIESLHLVPDHLKKKISSLVSDSSKVDKAFIQLLVDDSPYEVFVKNCVDLEEKDLTQILSDCDRVSLQVLNLDLCGRAMTENAITEFLNRSPNGFPSLTRLSLQGAFCLTDNALALVSRSAPLLRVINLCECSLLTFQAVKILADYFGSTLRGLNIGGCQGIKPCDVFRTSLSRFEKLSSLSVSGLEGIHDVVVEFFASRGCNLTDLSLASCVGVNDGTIWTVGRYCPNLEALDISELDRLTDASLREITDGCRSLNSVKFKRNRFSDEGVAAFLEVCGGSLNNLCLNNVRDVGQETAISLANYGKRLHYLDLSWCRKLTEEELRRIMCCCKSLRSLKLFGWTQVTEEFLEDLSKSEVNIVGLKMTSLFAHPDDSHPSVDAKCF